A window of the Dongshaea marina genome harbors these coding sequences:
- a CDS encoding DNA/RNA non-specific endonuclease: MKKQYLLLSSALLLTTSAFAQSISAPVCYQHSCPVGAPSGDHLIVRDLYALDNNGSTKFADWVAYRVSSVTIHPSDGHKCSRVWKADPDLDPTHTLQPSDYSGAHAQLATDRGHQAPLGSLCGFSDWKATDYLSNITPQKSDLNQGPWEKLEQAVRDKADIPNGEVYVVTGPYYDPSQPMPTLPANSQVMIPNGYWKVVAAKVDGQLQTAAFIMSQDAGRKDDFCDYRTTVKAVDLKAGFSVMPALTSDEESSPHNWLCS; this comes from the coding sequence ATGAAAAAACAGTACCTTCTGCTCAGCTCCGCCCTGCTCCTGACAACTAGCGCCTTTGCGCAGTCCATCTCGGCCCCGGTCTGCTATCAGCACAGCTGTCCGGTGGGAGCCCCCTCCGGCGATCACCTGATCGTCAGAGATCTCTATGCTCTGGATAACAATGGCAGCACAAAATTTGCCGACTGGGTGGCATATCGGGTCTCCAGTGTAACGATTCATCCAAGCGATGGGCATAAGTGCTCGCGAGTCTGGAAAGCAGATCCGGATTTAGATCCCACCCATACCCTGCAACCCTCAGACTATTCGGGAGCCCACGCACAGCTTGCAACCGACAGGGGGCATCAGGCACCGTTGGGCTCTTTGTGTGGGTTTTCAGACTGGAAGGCAACCGACTATCTTTCTAATATCACACCGCAAAAAAGTGATCTCAACCAGGGGCCCTGGGAAAAACTGGAGCAGGCGGTGCGTGATAAAGCGGATATTCCAAATGGAGAGGTCTATGTGGTGACCGGCCCCTATTACGACCCATCACAACCTATGCCGACCCTGCCGGCCAACAGCCAGGTGATGATCCCAAATGGCTACTGGAAAGTTGTAGCCGCAAAAGTCGATGGCCAACTCCAGACAGCGGCTTTTATTATGAGCCAGGATGCCGGACGTAAGGATGATTTTTGTGATTACCGGACAACGGTTAAGGCGGTTGACCTAAAAGCCGGGTTTAGTGTCATGCCGGCCCTAACCTCTGACGAGGAGAGCTCGCCTCACAACTGGCTCTGTAGCTAG
- a CDS encoding substrate-binding periplasmic protein, giving the protein MKFTTRLAIGLLCICLFSLKVANGETILKIATDDWPPYEFYDEQQNVTGFSSEMLTEVLSRMKLIHMMKARYNRITIYPWAKAEQMVFNGKLDILYSASPSENRHRYCYLPDEPIIKSPWVFFIRKQDEARLNYQSFDSLKEHRVGVVRGYSYTPQLWDFLRKHSNYKLVNTDQQAFTKLALGRFDYIISELYVGLSIMKEMEISHKLMPITDKPIKETGLYYLFSKKTMSPEFVAEFSSELKKFKTTSAYQKLYQKYFGGYGLSS; this is encoded by the coding sequence ATGAAGTTCACTACAAGATTGGCGATCGGACTGCTCTGTATCTGCCTGTTTAGCCTCAAGGTCGCAAACGGTGAAACCATCCTCAAAATTGCCACCGATGACTGGCCTCCCTACGAGTTCTACGATGAACAGCAGAATGTGACTGGTTTTAGTAGCGAGATGCTGACAGAGGTTCTTTCTCGTATGAAGCTGATCCACATGATGAAAGCCAGGTACAATCGGATCACCATCTATCCCTGGGCCAAAGCGGAGCAGATGGTGTTTAACGGTAAGTTGGATATTCTCTATAGCGCCAGCCCCAGCGAAAACCGCCACCGTTACTGCTACCTTCCGGATGAGCCTATCATCAAGTCTCCCTGGGTGTTTTTTATTCGCAAGCAGGATGAGGCGCGTCTTAATTATCAATCCTTTGATAGCCTCAAGGAGCATAGAGTTGGGGTTGTCCGGGGTTACTCCTACACCCCACAGTTGTGGGATTTTCTAAGAAAGCATAGTAACTATAAGCTGGTAAATACCGACCAGCAGGCATTCACTAAACTTGCCCTGGGACGTTTTGATTACATCATTAGCGAGTTGTACGTGGGCCTTTCAATCATGAAAGAGATGGAGATATCCCATAAGCTTATGCCGATTACAGACAAGCCCATCAAGGAAACCGGTCTCTACTACCTTTTTAGTAAAAAAACGATGAGCCCCGAGTTTGTGGCTGAGTTTTCTTCGGAGCTGAAAAAATTCAAAACAACTTCGGCCTACCAAAAACTCTATCAAAAATATTTCGGAGGCTATGGGCTGTCGTCATAA
- a CDS encoding IS5 family transposase (programmed frameshift): MKSPAHRRHDISDRVWSLIEPHILGRKGDWGKAGRDNRLFINAVFWILRTGSPWRDLPPDYGDWKNTHRRFSRWRDKGVWARLQERLIHEPDFEWLMIDASHIKVHPDASGAQGGNQDMGITKGGLNSKIHVAVDSHGMPVKCFVTSGTTADCSQALALIDSVDAEYLLADRGYDTNALVSQAEFLGMKVVIPSRRNRKVLREHDKGLYRVRHLVENAFLHLKRWRGIATRYAKNTASFEAAVQIRCVALWAAIL, from the exons ATGAAGAGCCCAGCCCACCGACGCCATGACATATCAGACCGAGTATGGAGCCTAATCGAACCCCATATATTGGGAAGAAAAGGTGATTGGGGAAAGGCGGGTCGAGATAACCGACTCTTTATCAATGCTGTTTTTTGGATTTTAAGGACAGGCTCACCTTGGAGAGACCTTCCTCCCGATTATGGCGACTGGAAAAATACCCATCGACGCTTCAGTCGCTGGCGTGATAAGGGAGTTTGGGCTCGCCTCCAGGAACGTTTAATCCATGAGCCTGATTTTGAGTGGCTGATGATCGACGCCAGCCATATCAAAGTCCACCCAGATGCCAGCGGTGCTCAGGGAGGTAATCAGGATATGGGGATAACAAAAGGGGGCT TAAACAGTAAAATCCACGTGGCTGTAGACTCTCATGGCATGCCTGTTAAGTGCTTTGTTACCTCAGGTACAACGGCAGACTGTTCTCAGGCCTTGGCTCTGATTGATAGTGTCGATGCTGAGTATTTACTGGCTGACAGAGGCTACGATACCAATGCCTTGGTCTCCCAAGCCGAGTTTCTGGGAATGAAAGTGGTTATTCCATCGAGGAGAAACCGGAAGGTGCTACGGGAGCATGATAAAGGTCTCTATAGAGTTAGGCATTTGGTAGAAAATGCTTTTCTTCATCTGAAGAGGTGGCGAGGAATCGCGACACGATATGCAAAAAATACCGCTTCATTTGAAGCGGCGGTTCAAATACGTTGTGTAGCACTATGGGCTGCCATCTTATGA
- a CDS encoding HigA family addiction module antitoxin, giving the protein MTNTNKPTHVGTILKEDYLAPMGMSPSDLALKMRLPEGRVMAILNGREKLKILTATKLASALGHHTGYWMDIQKRYDAWAAESSEELPQIGVSQEPDLALSRVSMAELSRETEKVIKATQGGASRLSTMVKLWPICYQCVSTRN; this is encoded by the coding sequence ATGACCAATACCAATAAACCCACCCATGTCGGGACTATCCTCAAAGAGGACTATCTGGCTCCCATGGGGATGAGCCCAAGTGATCTGGCGTTGAAGATGCGACTGCCTGAGGGGCGGGTGATGGCGATTCTCAATGGCAGAGAAAAGCTTAAAATCCTCACGGCCACCAAGTTGGCTTCAGCCTTAGGTCATCACACAGGCTACTGGATGGATATTCAGAAACGATATGATGCCTGGGCTGCTGAATCTTCTGAGGAGTTGCCTCAGATTGGGGTCAGCCAGGAGCCGGATTTAGCTCTGAGCCGGGTCAGTATGGCTGAGCTTAGCCGTGAGACAGAAAAAGTGATCAAGGCGACTCAGGGGGGAGCCTCGAGATTGAGCACAATGGTGAAACTCTGGCCTATCTGTTATCAGTGCGTGAGTACCAGGAATTGA
- a CDS encoding RES family NAD+ phosphorylase, which produces MILFRAQHKRYLDSWQDYEKGNSYKNGARWNLPGTPVLYMSSNVQNAMLELSNYAPSPKVANLMFCMGVFESPSLRLYEIRPEELPKGWEQYPALKATQEFGSEILEGKQYDGLIVPSCTMNDRLVRSPHNEVRRSTYANVVLNPTKKAVKDMTLLDSHSPLYSKRAFAQV; this is translated from the coding sequence GTGATCCTTTTCAGAGCACAACACAAGCGTTACCTTGATAGCTGGCAAGACTACGAGAAGGGGAACAGCTACAAGAACGGGGCGCGTTGGAACTTGCCCGGGACACCCGTCCTCTACATGAGCTCGAATGTTCAGAACGCCATGCTGGAGTTATCAAACTATGCTCCATCCCCCAAGGTAGCAAACCTGATGTTTTGCATGGGCGTCTTTGAGTCGCCATCCCTCCGGCTTTATGAGATCCGCCCGGAAGAGTTGCCCAAAGGCTGGGAGCAGTACCCGGCACTAAAGGCCACCCAGGAGTTCGGCAGTGAGATATTAGAGGGTAAGCAGTATGACGGCCTGATAGTGCCATCTTGCACCATGAATGACCGCCTGGTTCGCTCGCCCCACAATGAGGTTCGCCGCTCCACTTATGCCAATGTTGTTTTGAACCCAACCAAGAAGGCTGTTAAGGATATGACGCTGCTTGATAGCCATTCGCCCCTTTACTCAAAGCGTGCCTTTGCCCAGGTATAA
- a CDS encoding MbcA/ParS/Xre antitoxin family protein produces the protein MMAERTLDDVVLSRIGTGSTEARVSYLAEATLQEPRLAGKTLRAVAKAIPREVVARSIDINVTNLSKLYSRKHLTRVQSEDISDLTALWQEMNEVFMGDGETLREWLADPLPALNGRAPKELMQTLPGRKALREILDSLRQGDFA, from the coding sequence ATGATGGCTGAGAGAACACTGGATGATGTGGTTTTGTCCCGGATAGGAACAGGATCCACTGAGGCGCGAGTCTCATATTTGGCAGAGGCAACTCTGCAAGAGCCAAGGCTGGCAGGAAAAACCTTAAGGGCTGTTGCTAAGGCTATCCCCCGAGAGGTGGTTGCCCGTTCCATTGATATCAACGTAACCAACCTGAGTAAGCTCTACTCCCGGAAGCACCTAACAAGAGTTCAGAGCGAGGACATTAGCGACCTTACCGCGCTGTGGCAGGAAATGAACGAGGTGTTTATGGGCGATGGGGAGACCCTGCGCGAGTGGCTGGCAGATCCGCTCCCGGCTCTGAACGGGAGAGCCCCCAAGGAACTCATGCAAACTCTACCAGGCAGAAAGGCTCTTCGGGAGATCCTTGATTCCCTGCGCCAGGGAGACTTTGCGTGA
- a CDS encoding Rha family transcriptional regulator — protein sequence MNTTLYPKGPSLNKAIIDRIVYVKQGQVVTDSAIIADHLKVKHWRVSRAVESVIDDYPHKTVGLRVTICDPKLLGFSASCWTVTKEYRGQKYDVYVMDKAMVSLVSMRFTTKQARQWQLRYCVFWSIAITQ from the coding sequence ATGAATACAACTTTATATCCAAAAGGACCAAGCCTAAACAAAGCGATTATTGACAGAATTGTGTACGTCAAGCAAGGGCAGGTTGTGACTGATAGCGCAATCATTGCAGACCACCTGAAAGTGAAGCATTGGCGAGTTTCTCGTGCTGTCGAAAGTGTCATTGATGACTACCCCCACAAAACTGTCGGATTAAGGGTCACAATTTGTGACCCTAAACTTCTAGGTTTTTCCGCCTCATGTTGGACAGTTACAAAGGAGTACCGTGGTCAGAAATACGATGTTTATGTGATGGATAAAGCGATGGTGTCCTTGGTGTCGATGCGCTTTACCACCAAGCAGGCCCGGCAATGGCAGCTTAGGTATTGCGTTTTTTGGTCCATCGCGATCACCCAATAA
- the istA gene encoding IS21 family transposase has translation MPTVHITMRKLKEILRLKYQGGLSHRQIASSLSVSPSTVSNYCKRAQQMGLCQWPLPAEWDEERLRREFLETRITVRQTPPLPDWAVAHQELRRKGMTLQLLWEEYAERHPKNHYSYNHYCMRYREWRKCQSPSMRQSHKAGEKLFVDYCGPTVPIVDPRTGEERRAQIFVAVMGASSYTYADATLSQGLEDWVMSHKRAFEFLGGVPEMIVPDNLKSGVSRACRYEPDLNPTYQQLAAHYGVAVLPARPYKPKDKAKAEVGVQIVERWILAKLRHETFFSLAQLNQRIGALLTELNNRPFKKLPGSRKSQFELLDKPVLKSLPQNPYQFTRVKAVRVHIDYHIELDKHYYSVPYTLLKRKLEAHICDNLVRIYHGGRCVATHPRSYQQGGQTTHPDHMPVAHQKQMQWTPGRFLNWAQEIGPSTLAVIKQLLYRKSHPELGYRASLGILNLEKRYGRPRLEAACQRADRTGVYYQKGIRSILEKGLDGQPLPETQPDRLAELTHLNIRGSGYYH, from the coding sequence ATGCCAACGGTGCATATCACCATGCGAAAACTCAAAGAGATCCTCAGACTCAAGTACCAAGGCGGCCTGAGTCACCGCCAGATCGCAAGCAGCCTGTCTGTGTCTCCGTCGACTGTGTCCAATTACTGCAAAAGGGCCCAACAGATGGGGCTATGCCAATGGCCTCTGCCTGCTGAGTGGGATGAAGAGCGGCTGCGCCGTGAGTTCCTTGAGACCCGGATCACGGTTCGTCAGACACCTCCTCTGCCGGATTGGGCCGTGGCCCATCAGGAGCTCAGACGCAAAGGGATGACGCTACAACTCCTGTGGGAGGAGTATGCTGAGCGACATCCCAAGAACCACTACAGCTATAACCATTACTGCATGCGTTATCGTGAGTGGCGTAAATGCCAGTCTCCCTCAATGCGTCAGAGCCATAAAGCCGGTGAAAAACTGTTTGTTGATTACTGCGGTCCAACCGTGCCCATCGTGGATCCGAGGACTGGGGAGGAGCGTCGGGCTCAGATCTTTGTCGCTGTGATGGGTGCATCCAGCTACACCTACGCCGATGCAACCTTGAGTCAGGGGCTGGAAGACTGGGTGATGAGCCATAAACGGGCCTTCGAATTTCTGGGGGGAGTACCAGAGATGATCGTTCCGGATAATCTCAAAAGCGGAGTCAGTAGAGCGTGTCGCTACGAGCCAGATCTCAATCCTACCTATCAGCAGCTGGCTGCACACTATGGTGTTGCAGTGCTTCCTGCCCGTCCTTACAAGCCCAAAGATAAAGCCAAGGCTGAGGTGGGCGTGCAGATCGTTGAGCGCTGGATCCTGGCAAAACTGCGCCATGAGACCTTCTTCAGTCTGGCTCAGCTAAACCAGCGGATCGGGGCTCTGCTCACCGAGTTGAACAATCGCCCGTTCAAGAAGCTGCCGGGAAGCCGTAAATCACAGTTTGAATTGCTAGACAAACCGGTGCTCAAATCGCTGCCTCAAAACCCCTATCAGTTCACCCGGGTGAAGGCGGTTCGGGTTCATATCGACTATCACATCGAGCTCGACAAGCACTACTACTCGGTTCCCTATACCCTGCTCAAACGCAAGCTTGAAGCGCATATCTGCGACAACCTGGTACGGATCTATCATGGTGGTCGCTGTGTCGCGACACATCCACGCAGCTATCAGCAGGGAGGGCAAACCACCCACCCCGATCATATGCCGGTCGCACACCAAAAGCAGATGCAATGGACCCCGGGACGCTTTCTGAACTGGGCTCAGGAGATAGGCCCCTCCACGCTTGCGGTGATCAAACAGCTGCTCTACCGAAAGTCCCACCCGGAGCTTGGATATCGGGCCAGCCTTGGGATCCTCAACCTGGAAAAGCGATATGGACGCCCCCGCTTAGAAGCGGCCTGCCAGCGAGCAGACCGAACGGGCGTTTACTATCAGAAAGGGATCCGCTCCATCCTGGAAAAGGGGCTGGATGGCCAGCCACTGCCCGAAACTCAGCCGGATCGTCTGGCGGAGCTCACTCACCTCAATATCCGTGGCTCAGGCTACTATCACTAA
- the istB gene encoding IS21-like element helper ATPase IstB, producing MTEQLKQQLRELKLSGIRDALERQHQQPGHYQELGFEERLSLLLEQELTDRSQRRIERLIKQARFRLQANLEQLDYRSDRGLHRAQIRSLAEGYWLSLGQTLILTGATGCGKTYLACALGHHFCLQGLGVRYFRFKELLEQLQLAQADGSYRKLMVQLRNTPLLILDDWGLESLNALQRSDLLELIDARHGHGATLIGSQLPLEHWHTMIGESTHADAILDRLVHGAIRVELCGESMRKITAELTDADHSG from the coding sequence ATGACAGAACAACTCAAACAGCAACTTCGGGAGCTGAAACTAAGTGGTATCCGGGATGCCCTGGAAAGGCAACATCAGCAACCCGGGCACTACCAGGAACTCGGGTTCGAAGAGCGACTCAGCCTGCTGCTGGAGCAGGAGCTGACGGATCGGTCTCAGCGGCGGATCGAGCGCCTTATCAAGCAGGCCCGATTCCGGCTGCAGGCAAATCTGGAGCAACTGGATTATCGAAGTGATCGCGGCTTGCATAGAGCCCAGATCCGCTCACTGGCAGAGGGATACTGGCTTAGCCTGGGGCAGACTCTGATCCTGACCGGGGCGACCGGGTGCGGGAAAACCTATCTGGCCTGCGCCCTGGGCCATCACTTCTGTCTGCAGGGACTCGGGGTTCGCTACTTCCGGTTTAAAGAGCTGCTGGAGCAACTGCAGCTGGCTCAGGCTGATGGCAGCTATCGAAAGCTGATGGTTCAGTTGAGAAACACGCCGCTTCTGATCCTCGATGACTGGGGACTGGAGTCGCTGAATGCGCTTCAGCGTAGCGATCTACTGGAGTTAATCGATGCTCGCCATGGTCACGGAGCCACACTGATCGGCAGCCAGCTTCCGCTGGAGCACTGGCACACAATGATCGGTGAATCAACCCATGCGGATGCGATCCTGGATCGTCTGGTTCATGGAGCGATCCGTGTAGAATTATGCGGAGAATCGATGAGAAAAATCACCGCAGAGTTGACGGATGCCGATCACTCAGGGTAA